Proteins encoded together in one Rhipicephalus microplus isolate Deutch F79 unplaced genomic scaffold, USDA_Rmic scaffold_141, whole genome shotgun sequence window:
- the LOC142791132 gene encoding uncharacterized protein LOC142791132 isoform X2, with protein sequence MKAVLAHDVQVLYSLHGKKGKKAFVNLRLCRLVTDVICQKAGCDQAETLNFIKRWLPGSGDRCGGRKRRFREAFVVEQPDDPHSQSADYRLLAAAGFLPSHSSQGLDSTTVTVPPTQPDLQ encoded by the exons atgaaggctgtattggcacatgacgtgcaagtgctgtacagccttcatggcaaaaaagggaaaaaggcctttgtgaacctgaggctctgtagattagtgacag atgtcatctgccaaaaagcagggtgcgaccaggcggagaccctcaactttattaagaggtggctgccagggtctggtgatcgctgtgggggcaggaagcggcgcttcagagaagcatttgttgtggagcagcccgatgatccccactctcagagtgcagattatcggctgctcgcggcagctggcttcctgcccagccacagcagccagggccttgacagcaccactgtcactgtgcccccaacgcaacctgacctgcagtag
- the LOC142791132 gene encoding uncharacterized protein LOC142791132 isoform X1, translated as MPKNSSCCFQCPLLADFYHENISMCCCIYPIYASCIFLQRKHLLQIGGRGLREIGVNAMKAVLAHDVQVLYSLHGKKGKKAFVNLRLCRLVTDVICQKAGCDQAETLNFIKRWLPGSGDRCGGRKRRFREAFVVEQPDDPHSQSADYRLLAAAGFLPSHSSQGLDSTTVTVPPTQPDLQ; from the exons atgcccaaaaattcaagttgttgttttcagtgtcctcttcttgcagatttttatcacgaaaacatttcgatgtgctgttgcatttaccccatctatgcttcttgcatttttttacagcgcaagcacctcctgcagattgggggacgtggcctccgagaaattggtgtgaatgccatgaaggctgtattggcacatgacgtgcaagtgctgtacagccttcatggcaaaaaagggaaaaaggcctttgtgaacctgaggctctgtagattagtgacag atgtcatctgccaaaaagcagggtgcgaccaggcggagaccctcaactttattaagaggtggctgccagggtctggtgatcgctgtgggggcaggaagcggcgcttcagagaagcatttgttgtggagcagcccgatgatccccactctcagagtgcagattatcggctgctcgcggcagctggcttcctgcccagccacagcagccagggccttgacagcaccactgtcactgtgcccccaacgcaacctgacctgcagtag